A genome region from Eretmochelys imbricata isolate rEreImb1 chromosome 8, rEreImb1.hap1, whole genome shotgun sequence includes the following:
- the TSEN15 gene encoding tRNA-splicing endonuclease subunit Sen15 isoform X1 yields the protein MDEAGCAAPGTAPSGPEREARGSPRGNWMATHPKLTEMMSLDVADSTQVYAAFLVYLDLLEGRNWHEVTCVGLAELQLVCLRAHEREAENLQVVVPTPVHMSFTHQRLREIMKKACIPQDGTDSPLSVILAIVESDSTVVYYKLTDGFIMPDPPDDTEDVDNKQWRKKRRKLLR from the exons ATGGACGAGGCGGGCTGCGCGGCTCCGGGCACTGCCCCGAGCGGGCCGGAGCGGGAGGCCCGCGGGTCGCCCCGCGGCAACTGGATGGCGACTCACCCTAAG CTCACGGAGATGATGTCATTGGATGTGGCTGACAGCACTCAAGTATATGCTGCGTTCTTAGTTTACTTGGACCTCTTAGAAG GCAGAAACTGGCACGAAGTGACATGCGTTGGACTAGCAGAACTCCAGCTCGTATGTCTCCGTGCGCATGAGAGAGAAGCTGAGAATTTACAGGTTGTGGTGCCAACACCTGTCCACATGTCATTCACTCATCAGAG GCTCAGAGAGATCATGAAGAAAGCATGTATTccacaagatggaacagattccCCACTGTCGGTTATCCTGGCTATAGTTGAGTCAGATTCCACAGTAGTCTATTATAAACTGACAGACGGTTTCATAATGCCAGACCCTCCTGATGATACTGAAGACGTGGACAATAAAcagtggagaaagaaaagaaggaagctTTTGAGATGA
- the TSEN15 gene encoding tRNA-splicing endonuclease subunit Sen15 isoform X2: protein MYLYQSDFCSASLIAVTCWFQLTEMMSLDVADSTQVYAAFLVYLDLLEGRNWHEVTCVGLAELQLVCLRAHEREAENLQVVVPTPVHMSFTHQRLREIMKKACIPQDGTDSPLSVILAIVESDSTVVYYKLTDGFIMPDPPDDTEDVDNKQWRKKRRKLLR from the exons ATGTATCTGTACCAATCTGACTTCTGCTCTGCATCTTTGATTGCTGTTACATGTTGGTTTCAGCTCACGGAGATGATGTCATTGGATGTGGCTGACAGCACTCAAGTATATGCTGCGTTCTTAGTTTACTTGGACCTCTTAGAAG GCAGAAACTGGCACGAAGTGACATGCGTTGGACTAGCAGAACTCCAGCTCGTATGTCTCCGTGCGCATGAGAGAGAAGCTGAGAATTTACAGGTTGTGGTGCCAACACCTGTCCACATGTCATTCACTCATCAGAG GCTCAGAGAGATCATGAAGAAAGCATGTATTccacaagatggaacagattccCCACTGTCGGTTATCCTGGCTATAGTTGAGTCAGATTCCACAGTAGTCTATTATAAACTGACAGACGGTTTCATAATGCCAGACCCTCCTGATGATACTGAAGACGTGGACAATAAAcagtggagaaagaaaagaaggaagctTTTGAGATGA